The Chitinophagales bacterium genome has a segment encoding these proteins:
- the rplL gene encoding 50S ribosomal protein L7/L12: MADVKQLAEQLVSLTVKEVNELAEVLKTEYGIEPAAAAVAVAGPAAGGDAGAAGAEKTEFDVILTDAGAQKLGVVKVVKEITGLGLKEAKELVDGAPKPIKEAVSKEDAEATKAKLEEAGASVEIK; this comes from the coding sequence ATGGCTGATGTAAAACAATTAGCAGAACAATTAGTAAGTTTAACAGTTAAAGAAGTTAACGAACTTGCTGAAGTATTAAAAACAGAATACGGTATCGAACCAGCTGCTGCAGCAGTTGCTGTTGCAGGTCCTGCTGCTGGCGGAGACGCTGGTGCTGCTGGTGCTGAAAAAACAGAGTTCGATGTTATCTTAACAGATGCAGGTGCTCAAAAACTTGGCGTAGTTAAAGTGGTTAAAGAAATCACTGGTTTAGGACTTAAAGAAGCTAAAGAATTAGTGGATGGTGCTCCAAAACCTATCAAAGAAGCAGTATCTAAAGAAGATGCTGAAGCTACTAAAGCTAAGTTAGAAGAAGCTGGTGCTTCTGTGGAAATTAAGTAA
- the rplK gene encoding 50S ribosomal protein L11, which produces MAKEIEAFIKLQVKGGQANPAPPIGPALGAKGVNIMDFCKQFNAQTQEKQGKILPVVITVFKDKSFTFIIKTPPASALLKEASKIKSGSKESNRNKVGSVTWDQVKEIAEIKLPDLNCFTVESGMKMVAGTARSMGLTVTGDAPWA; this is translated from the coding sequence ATGGCAAAAGAAATAGAAGCATTTATAAAATTACAGGTTAAAGGAGGACAAGCAAATCCAGCTCCGCCAATTGGTCCTGCATTGGGTGCAAAAGGAGTTAATATTATGGACTTCTGTAAGCAGTTTAATGCTCAAACTCAAGAAAAACAAGGTAAAATATTACCGGTTGTAATAACCGTTTTTAAAGATAAATCTTTTACTTTCATCATTAAAACACCACCTGCTTCTGCTTTGTTGAAAGAAGCTTCCAAAATCAAATCAGGTTCTAAAGAGTCTAATAGAAACAAAGTTGGTAGTGTTACATGGGATCAAGTAAAAGAAATTGCAGAAATCAAATTACCAGATTTAAACTGTTTCACTGTAGAGTCAGGTATGAAAATGGTAGCGGGTACTGCAAGAAGCATGGGCTTAACCGTTACGGGTGATGCCCCTTGGGCTTAA
- a CDS encoding glycosyltransferase family 4 protein: protein MNIGFDGKRLYHNDTGLGSYSRTVLKRLLQFYPNEDYKIFVHHKFYTTSPFKHTDLVDKTVVANHSSPKAWRLKYIQNELIENQIQVYHGLSNELPINLPNQIKKVVTIHDVIHSKLPKSFSLFDRMIYKKKTKKAIQEADCIIAVSQQTKNDLVEFFDANEHKVKIIYPTWNREFDYPITYNIKDEYWNKMHIPRDFILYVGAISKRKNFTSILKALLTPENKDKNLVAVTQGGDEFKKVEKFIYENDLQDRIYFLHNIPNYELPIIYHMSQGLVYPSLYEGFGLPILEALCCGKPVITSKVSSMPEVGGDACIFIDPNNVEELANAIQFIYYNLEYKEEVEQKAKLQVQQFAPDIMTKQLMDIYQTI, encoded by the coding sequence ATGAATATCGGTTTTGATGGAAAGCGATTGTACCACAATGATACTGGATTAGGTTCTTACAGTAGAACAGTCCTTAAACGCTTATTGCAATTCTATCCTAATGAAGATTATAAAATCTTTGTTCACCATAAGTTTTATACTACTAGTCCGTTTAAACATACAGACCTAGTAGATAAAACAGTAGTTGCTAACCATTCATCTCCAAAAGCTTGGCGATTAAAATATATTCAAAATGAATTGATAGAAAATCAAATTCAGGTATATCATGGATTGAGTAATGAATTGCCAATAAACTTACCTAATCAAATAAAAAAAGTAGTTACCATTCATGATGTCATTCACAGCAAATTACCGAAGTCATTTTCTTTGTTTGATAGAATGATTTATAAAAAGAAAACAAAGAAAGCTATTCAAGAAGCAGATTGTATTATTGCTGTTAGTCAACAAACCAAAAATGATTTAGTAGAGTTTTTTGATGCCAATGAACATAAAGTAAAAATTATTTATCCAACTTGGAATCGAGAATTTGATTATCCTATTACTTATAATATTAAAGATGAATATTGGAATAAAATGCATATTCCTAGAGATTTTATTTTATATGTAGGAGCTATTAGCAAAAGAAAAAATTTTACTAGCATTTTAAAAGCGTTACTAACACCAGAAAACAAAGACAAAAATTTAGTTGCTGTAACACAAGGTGGCGACGAATTTAAAAAAGTAGAAAAATTTATCTACGAAAACGATTTACAAGATAGAATCTATTTTCTACACAATATACCCAACTACGAATTGCCAATAATTTATCATATGTCGCAAGGTTTAGTATATCCAAGTTTGTACGAAGGATTTGGATTGCCAATACTAGAAGCTCTTTGCTGTGGTAAACCAGTTATTACCAGTAAAGTTTCTTCTATGCCAGAAGTTGGTGGTGATGCTTGTATTTTTATAGATCCAAATAATGTAGAAGAACTAGCCAATGCCATACAATTTATCTACTACAATTTAGAGTACAAAGAAGAAGTAGAACAAAAGGCAAAACTACAAGTACAACAATTTGCACCAGACATCATGACCAAACAATTGATGGATATTTATCAGACTATTTAA
- the ruvC gene encoding crossover junction endodeoxyribonuclease RuvC — protein sequence MGPGFESQRDHRCQNLRPCNSLVQGHFFYKCCCYNQIKKLPNLISKNIGLVAQFNCYLYCVTKRKNITILGIDPGTQVTGYGIINANGYTADLIAIGTIHTSKFDDHYDKLCKIYDRVLEIINSYQPEVLAIEAPFYAKNVQSMLKLGRAQGMAIAAALSKKIVIQEFSPKRIKQSITGNGNASKEQVAAMLCQILKTKDLPNQLDATDGLAAAMCYHFSLNSINQNGKRYTGWKAFVADNPKKVK from the coding sequence ATGGGTCCTGGGTTCGAATCCCAGCGGGATCACAGGTGCCAAAACCTCCGCCCTTGCAACTCGTTAGTTCAAGGGCATTTTTTTTATAAGTGTTGTTGTTATAATCAAATTAAAAAACTACCAAATTTAATCTCTAAAAATATTGGCTTAGTAGCACAATTTAATTGCTATCTTTATTGCGTGACCAAAAGAAAAAATATTACTATTCTTGGCATTGATCCTGGAACGCAAGTTACTGGTTATGGTATTATCAATGCAAATGGTTATACTGCCGATTTAATTGCTATTGGCACTATACATACTTCTAAGTTTGATGATCATTATGATAAGTTGTGTAAAATCTACGATAGAGTGTTAGAAATCATCAACAGTTATCAACCAGAAGTTTTAGCTATTGAAGCACCTTTCTATGCCAAAAATGTACAGTCGATGTTAAAATTGGGTAGAGCTCAAGGTATGGCAATTGCAGCTGCATTATCAAAGAAAATAGTTATTCAAGAATTTTCTCCAAAAAGAATTAAACAAAGTATTACAGGAAACGGAAATGCAAGTAAAGAACAAGTTGCTGCTATGCTTTGTCAAATATTAAAGACTAAAGACTTACCAAATCAATTAGATGCAACAGATGGTTTAGCTGCTGCTATGTGTTATCATTTTTCACTCAATAGCATCAATCAAAATGGCAAACGATATACTGGTTGGAAAGCTTTTGTAGCTGATAATCCTAAGAAAGTAAAGTAG
- the secE gene encoding preprotein translocase subunit SecE — translation MDKLITYIKASYEELLRKVTWPTLKELQSHTIIVFIASAIIALMILLMDKTSILILEKLIYNIVG, via the coding sequence ATGGATAAACTAATAACATATATTAAAGCGTCTTACGAAGAGTTACTTAGAAAAGTAACTTGGCCTACTTTAAAAGAATTGCAGTCGCATACCATTATAGTTTTTATAGCATCTGCTATTATTGCTTTAATGATACTTTTAATGGATAAGACCTCTATTTTAATTTTAGAAAAACTAATATATAACATTGTCGGGTAA
- a CDS encoding phosphatidylserine decarboxylase family protein, translating into MKENTYIHREGWTIIVVTVLLTLLFNLIVWYFFHQHIYIVLAIKILSAVFLFFVVYFFRNPSREIILDEKKIIAPADGTIVVVEEVYEPEYFKAQKLQVSIFMSPSNVHVNRTPIGGKITYAKYHDGNYLVAWHPKSSTENERTSIVIDNGSFDVMLRQIAGKVARRIVYYIKQDEEVAQGYSFGFIKFGSRIDLFLPLDTKVNVILGQKVKGGITIIGEMK; encoded by the coding sequence ATGAAAGAAAACACCTATATACATAGAGAAGGTTGGACAATAATTGTAGTAACTGTTTTATTAACATTACTTTTTAATTTGATTGTTTGGTACTTCTTTCATCAACATATTTATATAGTACTTGCTATAAAAATTTTAAGTGCTGTATTCTTGTTTTTTGTAGTCTATTTTTTTAGAAATCCGAGTAGAGAAATCATTTTAGATGAAAAGAAAATTATTGCACCAGCAGATGGTACTATCGTTGTAGTAGAAGAAGTGTATGAACCAGAATATTTTAAAGCTCAGAAATTACAAGTGTCTATATTTATGTCGCCTAGTAATGTTCATGTGAATAGAACACCTATTGGCGGAAAAATTACTTATGCTAAATATCACGATGGCAATTATTTAGTAGCATGGCATCCAAAATCATCAACCGAAAATGAAAGAACTTCTATAGTTATTGACAATGGTTCTTTTGATGTAATGTTGAGACAAATTGCTGGAAAAGTTGCTAGAAGAATTGTATATTATATTAAACAAGACGAAGAAGTAGCTCAAGGTTACAGCTTTGGTTTTATAAAATTTGGTTCTCGAATAGATTTGTTTTTGCCACTAGATACTAAAGTAAATGTAATACTTGGACAAAAGGTAAAAGGAGGCATTACTATTATAGGTGAGATGAAGTGA
- the nusG gene encoding transcription termination/antitermination factor NusG, with product MVDNKKWYVLRVISGKEKKLRDYIEKEIKASQWENIVTQIVVPTEKVYKLRGGKKVIHEKNFFPGYLMIEADSKRFSGDIIQSIQNITNVISFIERNKPIPLKPAEVNRILGKVDELEEAGVNNNEPFLVGESIKVIDGPFNDFTGTIEEILEDKKKLRVTVKIFGRKTPVELNYMQVEKIK from the coding sequence ATGGTAGATAATAAAAAATGGTATGTATTAAGAGTAATTAGCGGTAAAGAAAAAAAACTGCGAGATTATATCGAGAAAGAAATTAAAGCTTCTCAATGGGAAAATATTGTTACCCAAATAGTTGTACCAACAGAAAAAGTATATAAGTTAAGAGGTGGAAAAAAAGTAATTCACGAAAAAAACTTTTTTCCAGGATACTTGATGATAGAAGCAGATTCTAAAAGATTTTCTGGAGATATTATTCAATCTATCCAAAATATTACTAATGTTATTTCATTTATTGAAAGAAATAAACCAATTCCACTTAAACCAGCAGAGGTTAATAGAATTTTAGGTAAAGTAGATGAATTAGAAGAGGCAGGAGTAAATAATAATGAACCATTCTTAGTAGGAGAGTCAATAAAAGTAATCGATGGTCCTTTTAATGACTTTACAGGTACTATAGAAGAAATTCTAGAAGATAAAAAGAAACTGAGAGTTACAGTTAAAATCTTTGGTAGAAAAACTCCAGTTGAATTGAATTATATGCAAGTAGAAAAAATAAAGTAA
- a CDS encoding proline--tRNA ligase — translation MSKAITSKVEDYSQWYNDLVIKGGLADYSAVRGCMVIKPYGFTLWENMRDNLDKMFKDTGHVNAYFPLLIPKSFLSKEADHVEGFAKECAVVTHYRLKNDENGNGVVVDPEAKLEEELIIRPTSETIIWNTYKSWIQSYRDLPILVNQWANVLRWEMRTRLFLRTAEFLWQEGHTAHATEQEAIAEAEQMLDVYADFAENFMALPVIKGTKTPNERFAGAVETYTIEALMQDGKALQSGTSHFLGQNFAKAFDVSFLNKDNQQELVWATSWGVSTRLIGALIMAHSDDDGLILPPKIAPQQVVIIPLTFKNEAENLLLQQKVDEINQQLKAKGIRTLVDKDETKRPGFKFAEYELKGMPIRIVLGMRDLQNGVAEVARRDTKEKQSIPLDNLVETIETLLVDIQQNIYDKARTFRDAHITEVSSWDEFVDVLENKGGFIAAHWDGSSETEDKIKELTKATIRCIPIDNTKEVGACVLTGKPSTQRVLFARAY, via the coding sequence ATGAGCAAGGCAATTACTAGTAAAGTAGAAGATTATTCGCAATGGTATAATGATTTAGTGATAAAAGGTGGACTAGCAGATTATAGTGCTGTAAGAGGTTGTATGGTAATTAAACCCTATGGTTTTACGCTATGGGAAAACATGAGAGATAACCTTGACAAAATGTTTAAAGATACAGGACATGTTAATGCTTATTTTCCTTTGTTGATACCAAAATCTTTTTTAAGTAAAGAAGCAGACCATGTAGAAGGTTTTGCTAAGGAATGTGCTGTGGTTACACATTACCGTTTAAAAAATGATGAAAATGGTAATGGTGTTGTAGTTGATCCTGAAGCTAAGTTAGAGGAAGAATTAATTATTCGTCCAACATCAGAAACGATTATTTGGAATACTTACAAATCGTGGATACAATCGTATAGAGATTTGCCAATTTTAGTGAACCAATGGGCAAATGTATTGCGTTGGGAAATGAGAACACGATTATTTTTGAGAACTGCTGAGTTTTTATGGCAAGAAGGACATACGGCTCATGCTACTGAACAAGAAGCGATTGCAGAGGCAGAACAAATGCTAGATGTTTATGCTGATTTTGCTGAAAATTTTATGGCATTACCTGTTATAAAAGGAACAAAAACACCCAACGAAAGATTTGCTGGTGCTGTTGAAACTTATACTATTGAAGCTTTAATGCAAGATGGAAAAGCTTTACAAAGTGGTACATCACATTTTTTAGGTCAGAATTTTGCCAAAGCGTTTGATGTTTCGTTTTTAAATAAAGACAATCAGCAGGAATTGGTTTGGGCAACTTCTTGGGGCGTTTCTACTCGTTTAATTGGTGCATTAATTATGGCTCATTCTGATGATGATGGTTTGATATTGCCTCCAAAAATTGCACCACAACAAGTAGTTATTATTCCGCTAACTTTTAAGAATGAGGCAGAAAATTTGCTATTGCAACAAAAAGTTGATGAAATCAATCAACAGTTAAAAGCAAAAGGTATTAGAACTTTGGTGGATAAAGATGAAACAAAACGACCTGGTTTTAAGTTTGCAGAATACGAATTAAAAGGCATGCCTATTAGAATAGTACTAGGTATGAGAGATTTACAAAATGGCGTAGCAGAAGTGGCAAGAAGAGATACTAAAGAAAAACAAAGCATTCCTCTTGATAATTTAGTTGAAACGATAGAAACATTGTTAGTAGATATTCAGCAAAACATTTATGATAAAGCTAGAACATTTAGAGATGCACATATTACCGAAGTAAGCTCTTGGGACGAATTTGTTGATGTACTAGAAAACAAAGGTGGTTTTATTGCTGCACATTGGGACGGAAGTAGTGAAACAGAAGATAAAATTAAAGAATTGACTAAAGCTACGATACGATGCATTCCGATAGATAATACTAAGGAAGTTGGTGCTTGTGTTTTAACAGGAAAACCAAGTACACAAAGAGTGTTATTTGCAAGAGCGTACTAA
- a CDS encoding CDP-archaeol synthase, giving the protein MDLKDTGVRIASGIVFLIIMIGSVMLSEWSYFILFALLTCFTLMEYHTITYPLTDVNRKWQVAYKALASISGVLYFISCFFVAKGELPAASLLIVVLMPLFWLTIELFNTSNSNIINFSRNMVGFLYVVLPFSATCFIAVPSGKYTYAYLLAIMIFAWSNDSFAYLFGSLFGKHKMFERVSPKKSWEGFFGGVIGSIGFSYLLFLFYQWKALGLDTSAFVWKDFAILALITAVTSTIGDFCESMLKRNLKIKDSGTIMPGHGGFLDRFDGLLFAFPVSLFYLLVIKQYI; this is encoded by the coding sequence ATGGATTTAAAAGATACAGGTGTAAGAATTGCCTCAGGCATTGTTTTTTTAATTATCATGATTGGTAGTGTAATGCTATCTGAGTGGTCGTACTTTATATTGTTTGCATTACTTACATGCTTTACACTAATGGAATATCATACTATTACTTATCCATTGACAGATGTTAACAGAAAATGGCAAGTAGCTTATAAAGCATTAGCAAGTATAAGTGGAGTTTTGTATTTTATTTCTTGTTTCTTCGTAGCTAAAGGTGAATTGCCAGCAGCTTCATTACTTATAGTGGTATTAATGCCATTGTTTTGGTTAACGATTGAGCTATTCAACACTAGTAATTCTAACATTATTAATTTTTCTAGAAACATGGTTGGCTTCTTATATGTAGTACTACCATTTTCTGCTACTTGTTTTATTGCTGTTCCTAGTGGAAAATATACCTATGCTTATTTGTTGGCTATTATGATTTTTGCTTGGAGCAATGATTCTTTTGCCTATTTATTTGGTTCATTATTTGGTAAGCATAAAATGTTTGAAAGAGTATCACCAAAAAAATCGTGGGAAGGATTTTTTGGTGGTGTAATAGGAAGTATTGGTTTTAGTTACTTGTTGTTTTTATTTTACCAATGGAAAGCATTGGGTTTAGATACTAGTGCTTTTGTTTGGAAAGACTTTGCCATTTTAGCATTAATTACTGCTGTTACAAGTACTATTGGCGATTTTTGTGAGTCGATGTTAAAACGAAATTTAAAAATAAAAGATAGTGGTACTATTATGCCAGGACATGGTGGTTTTTTAGATAGATTTGATGGACTACTATTTGCATTTCCTGTTAGTTTATTTTATTTATTGGTAATAAAACAATATATTTAA
- a CDS encoding 2,3,4,5-tetrahydropyridine-2,6-dicarboxylate N-succinyltransferase, with product MQDLQQIIEKAWEDRSLLNDNNTVAAIEEVITQLDKGLLRVATPTENGWIVNDWVKKAVILYFPTQKMETIEVGPFEFYDKIPLKKNYEALGVRVVPHAIARRGAFIQKGVVMMPSYVNIGAYVDSGTMVDTWATVGSCAQIGKNVHLSGGVGIGGVLEPVQAAPVIIEDDCFVGSRCIVVEGVHLEKEVVLGANVVLTKSTKIIDVSGSEPIEYRGRVPARSVVIPGTMPKEFPAGTYHVPCALIIGQRKASTDLKTSLNDALRDFNVAV from the coding sequence ATGCAAGATTTACAACAAATTATTGAAAAAGCGTGGGAAGATAGAAGTTTGCTAAACGATAATAATACAGTTGCTGCCATTGAAGAAGTTATAACGCAATTAGATAAAGGTTTATTGCGTGTAGCAACGCCAACGGAAAATGGTTGGATAGTAAATGATTGGGTAAAAAAAGCTGTGATATTATATTTTCCTACACAAAAAATGGAAACTATAGAAGTTGGTCCGTTTGAATTTTACGATAAAATTCCTTTGAAAAAAAATTATGAAGCATTGGGTGTTAGAGTAGTACCTCATGCAATTGCTAGAAGAGGTGCTTTCATACAAAAAGGCGTAGTAATGATGCCAAGCTATGTAAATATTGGTGCGTATGTTGATAGTGGAACAATGGTAGATACTTGGGCTACTGTTGGTAGTTGTGCTCAAATTGGTAAAAATGTACATTTAAGTGGTGGTGTTGGTATTGGTGGCGTGTTAGAACCAGTACAAGCTGCTCCTGTTATTATAGAAGATGATTGTTTTGTTGGTTCTAGATGTATAGTGGTAGAAGGCGTTCATTTAGAAAAAGAAGTAGTACTAGGTGCTAATGTAGTATTAACAAAATCGACTAAAATTATTGATGTTTCTGGAAGTGAGCCAATAGAATACAGAGGAAGAGTACCAGCGCGTTCTGTAGTAATTCCTGGAACAATGCCAAAAGAGTTTCCTGCAGGAACTTATCATGTGCCATGTGCTTTAATTATAGGACAACGCAAAGCAAGTACCGACTTAAAAACAAGCTTAAATGATGCTCTGCGAGATTTTAATGTTGCAGTATAG
- a CDS encoding 50S ribosomal protein L10: MTKAEKQATIDALTEQISNSNVFYIADTQGLNVEATNQLRKLCFQKGVQLKVAKNTFIKKALSAGDKYSNEFEGALKGTSAIFFSEVGNVPAKIIKEFRGDKELPILKIAYIEEAIFVGDDKLSELTKIKSKEELLGEVITLLQSPAKNVISALKSSSNTIAGLVKALEERSN; encoded by the coding sequence ATGACTAAAGCTGAAAAACAAGCAACAATCGACGCACTTACGGAACAAATTTCTAACAGTAATGTGTTTTACATTGCCGATACTCAAGGGTTAAATGTAGAAGCAACTAACCAGTTAAGAAAATTGTGTTTCCAAAAAGGCGTTCAACTTAAAGTTGCTAAAAACACATTTATTAAAAAAGCATTATCTGCTGGTGATAAATACTCTAACGAATTTGAAGGTGCATTAAAAGGTACTTCTGCTATATTCTTTAGCGAAGTAGGAAATGTGCCAGCTAAAATCATTAAAGAGTTTAGAGGTGATAAAGAATTACCTATCCTAAAAATAGCTTACATAGAAGAAGCAATCTTTGTTGGTGATGATAAATTATCAGAATTAACTAAGATTAAATCTAAAGAAGAGTTATTAGGCGAAGTAATCACATTATTACAATCTCCAGCTAAGAATGTAATTAGTGCATTAAAATCTAGTAGCAATACAATTGCAGGTCTAGTAAAAGCACTTGAAGAAAGAAGTAATTAA
- a CDS encoding 50S ribosomal protein L1, with translation MKITKKRKKVNEQVEKGKLYSLQDASKLIKEVNATKFDASVDLHIRLGVDPRKPDQAIRGTVSLPHGTGKSKVVLVLCPADKEADAKEAGADFVGLDEYLDKIAAGWTDIDVIIAAPSVMPKLGRLGRILGPRNLMPNPKSGTVTDNVGDAVREVKKGKIAFKIDKFGIIHTSIGRVSFTPEQIFDNAKEMIATISKMKPSSAKGTYFKSVFVASTMSPSIQLEVKSVPGI, from the coding sequence ATGAAAATTACAAAGAAAAGAAAGAAAGTTAATGAGCAAGTAGAAAAAGGCAAACTTTACTCATTACAAGATGCATCAAAACTTATTAAAGAAGTTAATGCTACAAAATTTGACGCTTCTGTAGACTTACACATTCGTTTAGGTGTAGATCCAAGAAAACCAGACCAAGCCATTAGAGGTACTGTAAGCTTACCTCATGGTACAGGTAAATCAAAAGTAGTACTTGTACTTTGTCCTGCCGATAAAGAAGCCGATGCTAAAGAAGCTGGTGCTGATTTCGTTGGTTTAGATGAATACTTAGACAAAATTGCTGCTGGTTGGACAGACATCGATGTTATCATTGCTGCTCCTAGTGTAATGCCTAAATTAGGTAGATTAGGTAGAATTCTTGGACCAAGAAACTTAATGCCAAATCCAAAATCTGGTACAGTAACCGATAATGTTGGCGATGCAGTAAGAGAAGTTAAAAAAGGAAAAATTGCCTTTAAAATTGATAAATTCGGTATTATTCATACTTCTATAGGTAGAGTATCTTTTACTCCAGAGCAAATTTTCGATAATGCTAAAGAAATGATAGCAACTATCTCTAAAATGAAACCAAGCTCTGCTAAAGGAACTTATTTTAAAAGCGTTTTTGTAGCTTCTACTATGAGTCCTTCTATCCAATTAGAAGTTAAATCTGTACCGGGAATTTAA
- the tuf gene encoding elongation factor Tu, whose amino-acid sequence MAKEKFVKDKPHVNVGTIGHVDHGKTTLTAAITSVLSTKGMAEKKDYDSIDGAPEEKERGITINTAHVEYQTENRHYAHVDCPGHADYVKNMVTGAAQMDGAILVCAATDGPMPQTREHILLAGQVGVPKMVVFLNKVDLVDDPELLELVEMEVRELLSFYKFDGDNTPIIKGSALKALQGDAEGVAAIEELMAAVDEWIPLPPRPVDQPFLLPVEDVFSITGRGTVATGRIERGIVKVGEPVEIVGLQEKSMTSTVTGVEMFRKLLDSGEAGDNVGLLLRGIEKDQIKRGQVICKPGSITPHTEFKAEVYVLSKEEGGRHTPFFNKYRPQFYMRTTDVTGEVSLPDGVEMVMPGDNVTITVQLIYPVAIEKGLKFAIREGGRTVGAGQVTEIIK is encoded by the coding sequence ATGGCTAAAGAAAAATTTGTAAAAGATAAACCACATGTTAATGTTGGTACTATCGGTCACGTTGACCACGGAAAAACTACTTTAACTGCCGCAATAACTTCTGTATTATCTACAAAAGGTATGGCTGAGAAAAAAGACTATGACTCTATTGACGGTGCTCCTGAAGAAAAAGAAAGAGGTATCACTATCAATACAGCTCATGTTGAGTATCAAACTGAAAACAGACACTATGCTCATGTTGACTGTCCAGGTCACGCCGATTATGTAAAAAACATGGTTACGGGTGCGGCTCAAATGGACGGTGCCATCTTAGTATGTGCTGCAACAGATGGCCCTATGCCTCAAACTAGAGAGCATATCTTATTAGCTGGTCAAGTTGGTGTTCCTAAAATGGTAGTTTTCTTAAATAAAGTAGACTTAGTAGATGACCCAGAATTATTAGAACTAGTAGAAATGGAAGTTAGAGAACTTTTATCTTTCTATAAATTTGATGGTGATAATACACCTATCATTAAAGGTTCTGCATTAAAAGCACTTCAAGGAGATGCTGAAGGTGTTGCTGCTATCGAAGAATTAATGGCTGCTGTTGATGAGTGGATTCCACTTCCTCCGCGTCCAGTTGATCAACCTTTCTTATTACCTGTAGAAGATGTGTTCTCTATCACTGGTAGAGGTACTGTTGCTACTGGTAGAATTGAAAGAGGTATCGTTAAAGTTGGTGAGCCAGTTGAAATAGTAGGACTTCAAGAAAAATCAATGACTTCTACAGTTACTGGTGTTGAAATGTTCCGTAAGTTATTAGATTCTGGTGAAGCTGGAGATAATGTAGGTCTTTTATTAAGAGGTATCGAAAAAGATCAAATTAAAAGAGGTCAAGTAATCTGTAAACCAGGTTCAATTACTCCACACACTGAGTTCAAAGCAGAGGTGTATGTTTTAAGTAAAGAAGAAGGTGGTCGTCATACTCCATTCTTTAACAAATATCGTCCTCAATTCTATATGAGAACAACAGATGTTACTGGCGAAGTTTCTTTACCTGATGGTGTAGAAATGGTTATGCCTGGAGATAATGTTACTATTACAGTTCAATTAATCTATCCTGTTGCAATTGAAAAAGGTTTGAAATTCGCAATTAGAGAAGGTGGTAGAACAGTAGGTGCTGGTCAAGTAACTGAAATTATTAAGTAA